In a genomic window of Xylophilus rhododendri:
- a CDS encoding LysR family transcriptional regulator encodes MQVKTPAGAPEKSRALLGQLSDMDLRLLRVFKTVVECGGMSAAELELNIGTSTVSRHVKDLETRLSLVLCRRGRAGFALTAEGQRVYDETLRLLASVQAFRSSVDDIHHRMGGALDVAVFDKTASNPEARVDLAMARFAERAPEVALNVHIGSINAIERGVIDGAFQVGIIPAHRSSRTLAYGELFGETMLLYCGERHPLFGAAHGKLSWARLREYAFAGLGYHSPNMALTHRAQLTRKATGFDQEAIALLVLSGRYLGFLPDHYAQAFEQAGRMQAIAPERFRYECRFVSLLRRSPAPSRAAKLFHDCLVEAHAAPTP; translated from the coding sequence ATGCAAGTAAAGACCCCCGCTGGCGCACCCGAGAAATCGCGCGCCCTGCTCGGCCAGCTCAGCGACATGGACCTGCGCCTGCTGCGGGTGTTCAAGACCGTCGTGGAATGCGGCGGCATGTCGGCGGCCGAACTGGAGCTCAACATCGGCACCTCCACCGTCAGCCGCCACGTGAAGGACCTGGAGACCCGCCTGTCCCTGGTGCTGTGCCGGCGCGGCCGGGCCGGCTTCGCGCTGACCGCGGAAGGCCAGCGGGTGTACGACGAGACCCTGAGGTTGCTGGCCTCGGTGCAGGCCTTCCGCAGCAGCGTGGACGACATCCACCACCGCATGGGCGGCGCGCTCGACGTGGCGGTGTTCGACAAGACGGCCAGCAATCCCGAGGCGCGTGTCGATCTCGCCATGGCGCGTTTCGCCGAGCGGGCGCCGGAGGTGGCGCTGAACGTGCACATCGGCTCGATCAACGCCATCGAGCGCGGCGTGATCGACGGCGCCTTCCAGGTCGGCATCATCCCGGCGCACCGCAGCTCGCGCACCCTGGCCTACGGCGAGCTGTTCGGCGAGACCATGCTGCTGTACTGCGGCGAGCGCCATCCGCTCTTCGGCGCCGCGCACGGCAAGCTGAGCTGGGCGCGGCTGCGCGAATACGCCTTCGCCGGCCTGGGCTACCACTCGCCCAACATGGCGCTGACCCACCGCGCACAGCTCACCCGCAAGGCCACGGGTTTCGACCAGGAGGCGATCGCGCTGCTGGTGCTGTCGGGCCGCTACCTGGGTTTTCTGCCCGACCACTATGCGCAGGCCTTCGAGCAGGCAGGCCGCATGCAGGCGATCGCGCCGGAGCGTTTCCGCTACGAATGCCGCTTCGTCAGCCTGCTGCGGCGCTCGCCCGCGCCTTCGCGGGCCGCCAAGCTGTTCCACGACTGCCTGGTCGAGGCGCATGCGGCGCCAACGCCCTGA
- a CDS encoding aspartate aminotransferase family protein: MTLATIEPQSPEVRTDAAWLDAHWMPFTGNRNFKADPRMVVEAKGAYFTDDAGRKIFDGLSGLWCTGLGHGRPEITEAVSRQIAKLDYAPAFQFGHPLSFELANKLKELTPAGLDHVFFTGSGSEAADTSLKMARAYWRAKGQGTKTRLIGREKGYHGVNFGGISVGGIGGNRKLFGQAVEADHLPHTHSADRLFTRGMPTEGAALADRLLDLIALHDASNIAAVIVEPMSGSAGVIVPPQGYLQRLREICTANNILLIFDEVITGFGRVGAFTGAEAFGVTPDIMNVAKQVTNGAQPLGAVIASREVYDTFMAAGGPEYMVEFPHGYTYSAHPVACAAGVAALEVLQKEDMVGRVRALAPHFEAAVHSLKGVKHVTDIRNIGLAAGITLASVPGEPAKRPYEVAMACWKKGFYVRYGGDTIQLAPPFISEKAEIDRMVSALSDALAETA, encoded by the coding sequence ATGACCCTCGCCACCATCGAACCGCAATCCCCCGAAGTCCGCACCGACGCCGCCTGGCTCGACGCCCACTGGATGCCTTTCACCGGCAACCGCAACTTCAAGGCCGATCCGCGCATGGTGGTGGAAGCCAAGGGCGCCTACTTCACCGACGACGCCGGCCGCAAGATCTTCGACGGCCTGTCGGGCCTGTGGTGCACCGGCCTGGGCCATGGCCGCCCGGAGATCACCGAAGCCGTCAGCCGCCAGATCGCCAAGCTCGACTACGCACCCGCCTTCCAGTTCGGCCACCCGTTGTCCTTCGAGCTGGCCAACAAGCTGAAGGAACTGACGCCCGCAGGCCTGGACCATGTGTTCTTCACCGGCTCCGGCTCGGAAGCCGCCGACACCTCGCTGAAGATGGCCCGCGCCTACTGGCGCGCCAAGGGCCAGGGCACCAAGACCCGGCTGATCGGCCGCGAGAAGGGCTACCACGGCGTGAACTTCGGCGGCATCTCGGTCGGCGGCATCGGCGGCAACCGCAAGCTCTTCGGCCAGGCCGTGGAAGCCGACCACCTGCCCCACACCCACAGCGCCGACCGCCTGTTCACCCGCGGCATGCCCACCGAAGGCGCCGCCCTGGCCGACCGCCTGCTCGATTTGATCGCACTGCACGACGCCTCCAACATCGCCGCGGTGATCGTGGAGCCGATGTCGGGCTCGGCCGGCGTGATCGTGCCGCCGCAGGGCTATCTGCAGCGCCTGCGCGAGATCTGCACCGCCAACAACATCCTGCTGATCTTCGACGAGGTCATCACCGGTTTCGGCCGCGTGGGCGCCTTCACCGGCGCGGAAGCCTTCGGCGTGACGCCGGACATCATGAACGTGGCCAAGCAGGTGACCAACGGCGCCCAGCCGCTGGGCGCGGTGATCGCCAGCCGCGAGGTGTACGACACCTTCATGGCTGCCGGCGGGCCGGAGTACATGGTGGAGTTTCCGCATGGCTACACCTACTCGGCCCATCCTGTGGCCTGCGCCGCCGGTGTTGCCGCGCTGGAGGTGCTGCAGAAGGAAGACATGGTCGGGCGGGTGCGGGCGCTGGCGCCGCATTTCGAGGCGGCCGTGCACAGCCTCAAGGGCGTGAAGCACGTGACGGACATCCGCAACATCGGGCTGGCTGCGGGCATCACGCTGGCCTCCGTTCCCGGTGAGCCGGCCAAGCGGCCCTATGAGGTGGCCATGGCATGCTGGAAGAAGGGGTTCTACGTGCGCTACGGCGGCGACACCATCCAGCTGGCGCCGCCCTTCATCTCGGAGAAGGCCGAGATTGACCGCATGGTCAGCGCTCTTTCGGATGCGTTGGCTGAGACTGCCTGA
- a CDS encoding IS481 family transposase: MPWQPRDLMSTKQEFVELAQQEGANRRELCRRFNITPKAGYALLKRFAVEGQAAFVERSRRPVHSPLQTPADMQSTVLAMRREHPAWGARKICRRLLDLGHREVPATSTVTDILRRNGLIPQEASAASQPWQRFEHEHPNALWQLDFKGHFETAAGRCNPLTLLDDHSRFNLAAAACARTDSATVQSQLQAVFERYGLPARINADNGAPWGVPSAPGHLSGLDIWFIRLGMRVSHSAPYHPQTNGKLERFHRSLKAEVLNGRTFDNLAHAQDALDRWRAVYNHERPHEGIAMQTPAQRYRMSPRAMPQVLPEIEYAEHDHVVTVGWNGFVKFQGHKLRLSHALHRLPVAFRPDPEHDGCYDIYFSHHCFMRLDSPAATASN, from the coding sequence ATGCCCTGGCAACCGAGAGACCTCATGAGCACCAAGCAAGAGTTCGTGGAACTGGCCCAGCAGGAAGGGGCTAATCGGCGCGAGTTGTGCCGGCGCTTCAACATCACGCCCAAGGCGGGCTATGCGCTGCTCAAGCGTTTTGCAGTGGAAGGTCAGGCGGCCTTCGTGGAGCGCTCCAGGCGCCCCGTACACAGCCCGCTGCAGACGCCCGCGGACATGCAGTCGACCGTCCTGGCGATGCGGCGCGAGCATCCTGCCTGGGGCGCGCGCAAGATCTGCCGCAGGCTGCTGGACCTCGGCCACCGCGAGGTGCCCGCCACCAGCACCGTCACCGACATCCTGCGACGCAACGGCCTGATCCCTCAAGAGGCGAGCGCTGCCAGCCAGCCCTGGCAGCGCTTCGAGCACGAGCATCCCAACGCGCTGTGGCAGCTCGACTTCAAAGGCCACTTCGAGACCGCTGCCGGGCGCTGCAACCCGCTGACCTTGCTCGACGACCACTCGCGCTTCAACCTGGCCGCGGCCGCCTGCGCCAGGACCGACAGCGCCACGGTGCAGAGCCAGCTCCAGGCCGTCTTCGAGCGCTACGGGCTGCCCGCGCGCATCAACGCCGACAACGGCGCGCCCTGGGGCGTGCCGAGCGCACCGGGCCACCTCAGCGGGCTCGACATCTGGTTCATCCGGCTGGGCATGCGCGTCAGCCACAGCGCGCCGTACCACCCGCAGACCAACGGCAAGCTCGAGCGCTTCCACCGTTCGCTCAAGGCCGAGGTGCTCAACGGCAGGACCTTCGACAACCTCGCCCATGCACAGGACGCGCTCGACCGCTGGAGGGCTGTCTACAACCACGAGAGGCCGCACGAAGGCATCGCCATGCAGACACCCGCACAGCGCTACCGCATGAGCCCGCGGGCCATGCCGCAGGTGCTGCCGGAGATCGAATACGCCGAGCACGATCACGTCGTGACCGTGGGCTGGAACGGCTTCGTGAAGTTCCAGGGCCACAAGCTGCGCCTGTCGCACGCGCTGCACCGCCTGCCGGTGGCCTTCCGGCCCGATCCCGAGCACGACGGCTGCTATGACATCTACTTCAGCCACCACTGCTTCATGCGCCTGGACAGCCCTGCGGCGACCGCTTCCAATTGA